In Bradyrhizobium sp. 200, the sequence TCGGGCCCGTGGACATGGAGCTGCGGCGGTGCCAACGGCGGCGCCACTGCGACCTGCACTGCGTCGCTCGCGACTCCGACTCCGACTCCGACACCAACTCCGACGCCAACGCCAACGCCAACGCCAACACCAGGTCCTGTTAGCGGAAATTGCGGCATGCAGTTGGGCGGTAAAGCTATCTTCTGTGAGACCTTTGATAATAAAAATCCTGGCATCCCGAGCCGCACCGGCGATCTCGATCCCAATGTCTGGGGAGTATCGCGTGCTTCGGGCGATAGATGGGTGGCGACTCGGGTCGAGGCCTGCAATGGCCTGACGGCACCCTCCGCGCACGATCTCGTTATCTGCAACGGTCAGTTGCGGCAGGCAAGTCACGACAATCACGGTGTAACGGTTCTTGCGATGTATCCGAAACAGCCGTTCGATTTTGCGGGTCGCACTGGTACAGTTTCATTTGATGTGTCCAACGACACTCAAGGCGGTCACGCCGCATGGCCGGAATTCTGGATCACTGATACGCCTGTCCCCGCACCGTTCAGTCACTTCAATTCATGGCTCGCGCTTCCCAAGAATGGCCTTGGAATTCGATTTGCGGCCAACGGCGAAGTCGGACAGTTCGGCCTCTGCCCCAACGGCAACAATTCGAATAAACGACGCTGGACTGTGGATTCTGCAATCGTTATTCGCAACTATACATACGAAGATGTCGGCGCGCTTGGTCTGGCATTTGCGCACCCTGCGGGTGGCACAGGAATGAAGGTTAGCGTCCTCGACTGTGTCATCTCATCGCCGGGACCAAATGGGCCCCTGAATCATATTGAGATAAGGGTTGCCCAAAACTTACTTGAAGTGTGGGCGTCAGACGCTGGTTCTACGGTGCTGCGCAAAATTGCCACGATCACCAATCCAAACCTGAGCTTTTCTCGCGGATTGGTCTGGATCCAGGATGCACACTATAACCCGACCAAGGGTGCATGCCCGCCGCAATATAGTGGCAACCCGGTCTGTCAGACTGAGCATACATTTACCTGGGACAATGTTGCGTTCGATGGGCCGTTCACATACCGCGATTTCAGCTACGACGCGCTCGACAACAACACTACGCCTGACAGCAGCGGTCAAATGACTATAACGAAGTCCGCACCATCGAATCAGATGACGACGTGGAACGTGCTCAATATGCCTGCTAATCCGCAGGCGGCGGCAGTCCGCGTCTTGTTCAATTGGATGACGTATTCCGGTAGAGCGCCAGCCAACATTATCGTGAAGGTAAATGGCCACGCGCACACGGTGCCGTATCCATATCCCGCAAACGACACGTTAGCCGCTGATGGAACTTCTTTCGGTGTCAGCTCATGGCGCACATACCCGCTCACCATTCCGATCACTGAACTCGTGGCAGGCACGAATGTCGTTGAGATTGGTACCGACATTCAAAATGACACCACGGGTGTATCGAATGTAAACATCGTGCTCGTGGATGTTCCCGGCGGCGTGCCCGTGTTGCCCGGATCAAATAATGCGTATCCCGCCTTGCGATGATCCCTGCGGGTCACCGGATTCTCCCACAGGGCCGGAAGGCGACTTCCGAGTGCGACCACCTTGGCCCGTAGATTCTGAGGAACGCCGATAGGATCATTGGCCTTGGACACCGAGTGCTGGGTCAACGCCTCCTCGGCTTGTCGAAGCGCCAAGAGGGCGGCTTCCCAGCATTTTTCCAATTCGCCGGTGACGAGCCGATTGTCCGGGTCGGCGCGATTGAACTGGCGCTCCGCGAGAGCGGCAGAGCGGCTTGGTAGCGCAGCCTTTCAACTTGCTGCTCCTCGGCTTGCCGCATGGCTCTTTCGGATTGAAGCTGAGTCTTGCGCGCTTTGGATAGCGCATCGATTTCCGCAGGCGCCACGGCTTGCAAAAAAGCCGCCGCGACCTGCGCATCGATGGGGCCGGCCCGCAGATTCTGACATTCTGGCGCGCCACGCTGGATTTTGAGGTGATTGCAAACATATTGACTGCCGCCCTTGTCGCGCACGGTCATCTTGTGTCCGCACTCACCGCAATAGGTAATGCCGTGGAGCAAGGCTGCCCCATCGCGGGGGATCCCGCGGCTCCTAATGTGTTGGTATTCTGCGCGATTGTCTCGCAGCATGGCCTGGATCTTCTCGAAGGAAGGTCTCCCAATCGATATAGGCAGGGTATTTGTCCCGCACCGCGATCCTCCAGTCCATTCCTGTCCGCCGCGATTTTTGTGGAGGCGCTCCTGGTGTTCGGGATGGCTTCTGCCAAGTCCTTCCATAGACAAAGGCACCCGCATAGGCCGGATTCTTCAGGATCGCGGTCACAGGCGAGACGGTGGCCGACCGCCATGGCGATCACGACGAGGCAAGGCCAAGCCGCGGCTGGTGAACATCCGCATCACCTGCGCGGCGGTCCGCGCTTCCAGGAATGTCTCGAAGAGCAGCGACAAGCGCCCCTGCACCTCGACATTGGGATCCTTGGTGACCACGCCGGAGGGGGCGCGGACAAGGCCAGCGGGAAGTTGCAGGGTCAAGTCACCGCGTTCGGCCTTTGCCAAAAGCCCGGTGGTCATCCGGCTCGTGATCGTGGGCAATTCAAGCTCTGAGATCGTTCCCTTCAAGCCGAGCAGAAGACGCCCGTTGAGCGTTCCAGGATCATAAGCGCTATCCCGATCAGCGATCAAACAACGACGATGCCCACAGACATCGAGGAGCGGATACCAATCCGAACAATTGCGAGCCAGGCGCGTCACGTCTATCGACAGAATAAGACCGATTTCTCCAAGAGTGACGCGCGCGACCAGATCCTTAAATCCTTTCCGGTGGGCTGCGGCACCGCCGCTCTGCCCAAGATCGCTATCAATCACATCGATATCCGCCTCGCGCCATCCGAGCTCGCGAGCGCGCTGAGAGAGGGCGTACTGAAGCTTTAGGCATTCTTGATTGGTGATCACCTGGTGTGGCGTCGATTGCCGCACATACACCACTGCTTTGCTGTCCAGGTGATCCGGTTTGACGAGTTCCGAGCCCATCGCTCATCTCCCGCAGGACTTGGCAGAGATCTTCTGCGATCGCTTGCCGGAGCGTTTCCGGCAACTGCGCCAGACCTCTCGAGGTTGGATGGGCATGTGCCCCCGCTCTCTTCGGCCAACGCGATTAAGTCCTGCAGCGCGTCGAGGCTCAGCTTGGTCGGCGCGGCGCGCTGCAAGCCGTTCCGCTCAAGATTTGTCACCCCGAGCGGCAGGCCTAACGGTTCCGGCGGGCGATGCCGTCTCGCTGACGCGGGCACTGCGGTTACAGGATCAGACTTGATCGCTTCGATCAGCGCGGAAGCGGAGCGCTGCGGCAAATCCATCTACCTCTTCGGATCACGCCCGCAGGTGCTAAACAAGGCGTCGCGGCTTCTCCAGGAGCGCAATGCAGGTCTGACAATCGCGGGCGTTTTTGCGCCGCCGCAGGGGT encodes:
- a CDS encoding recombinase family protein, producing MGSELVKPDHLDSKAVVYVRQSTPHQVITNQECLKLQYALSQRARELGWREADIDVIDSDLGQSGGAAAHRKGFKDLVARVTLGEIGLILSIDVTRLARNCSDWYPLLDVCGHRRCLIADRDSAYDPGTLNGRLLLGLKGTISELELPTITSRMTTGLLAKAERGDLTLQLPAGLVRAPSGVVTKDPNVEVQGRLSLLFETFLEARTAAQVMRMFTSRGLALPRRDRHGGRPPSRL
- a CDS encoding recombinase family protein, which codes for MTAILKNPAYAGAFVYGRTWQKPSRTPGAPPQKSRRTGMDWRIAVRDKYPAYIDWETFLREDPGHAARQSRRIPTH
- a CDS encoding WecB/TagA/CpsF family glycosyltransferase; the protein is MPPLSSANAIKSCSASRLSLVGAARCKPFRSRFVTPSGRPNGSGGRCRLADAGTAVTGSDLIASISAEAERCGKSIYLFGSRPQVLNKASRLLQERNAGLTIAGVFAPPQGFDPTSEYARHCIATIGRSGADLCFVALGAPKQELFADHGGSLLPNTSFVCIGAGLDFIAGAQVRAPYWMQRWGLEWLWRAGSDPQRLLYRYLLW